The bacterium genomic interval CCAAAGTATTATCCTATAGAGGAGTCCGTGTAGCCACGAGGAAAAAACTGACAGAGAACCGCAAAACCTGTTGACTCTCAACAGATTAAGCTACACTCACTCTGTCGGTACAAGATGGAACATCCGTTAAAATATTACCGGCATCCATAGCCCCACCTCCTGCTGCACCAGCTCCCACCAGGGAGAGGGGACGTTGGTAAAAAACGCAAGAAACCATCCTAATAGCCTATCTCTCAAGTCACCCTTACCATTAATCCTTCGGCTACCCCTGTACTCGCTTATCTTTCCCTTGCGACTTCAGGATACGCGGACACAAGATTCTTTCTTCCCACTTCACAACTTACATTAATTGTTTTTTGCGTTTTTTAGGCTCTTTGGTATTTCCCGTGACAGACTCCTAAAGAGAAGTATGCACAATCTCTTTAAAAATAGAGACTTGCAGGCACAAAAATTAGTTCAACGCAGAGTTCGCAGAGAAAACGCAGAGGACACAGAGAAAAAACTTAAATCTCTGCGATCTCAGCGGAATCTCAGCGTTCTCAGCGTTAAATTCCATCACGGCAATTACCAAAGAACCGTTTTTTACCAACGTCCCCCATGTTCCCCAACGTCCCCCATGTTCCCATGTTCCCCCACTTATACACCTTACCGTTGCCAAAGAGAGAAGGCCAGCAGTATAAAGGTGCCCAATAAACAGCAACAAGAGAACAAATCCCCAAATCTGGAGTAAAGAGTTGTCTTTTCTCTTAATTTAACAACACCTTTCAGGGCTCCAGGCACAAAGAGCAATGTTTTTTCCAGGATATTTCCATAGGGGTCGATGATCATTGATATTCCACTTTGGGCAGCACGAATGACATAGGATCTGTTTTCCACTGCTCTGAATACAGCCGATACAGCATGTAAATAAGCAACTGGCGTCTTTTTGAACCAGGCATCATTAGTTAGAATAATAAGGAAAGAGGCCCCTTCTTGAATAAGTTTCCGTGAAATTGAAGGATAAACGGATTCATAACAAATAACGACTCCTAATTTACCTATAGGAGAAGAAATAGGCTTAATTTCTCTCCCTGCCTTGAATCGCTGTTCAGCAAAGGGAACCAAATTGACTTTATCATACTGCCCAATAATTTTGCCCTTTGGTGAAAATACAAGGGCTGAATTGTATTGATTACCTTCCTTATCTTTGGTAGGAGTGCCGAGGATTATATAAGAGGTTCCCTCATATGCGAATTGACGAATTTTCTCCTTCCATTTCTCGTCTTCTCTGATAAAAACACCAAGATTGGTCTCCGGCCAAACTATTATTTGAGGCTTTCTCTTAACTGATCCCTTTGTCAATTCAGAATAGGTATTTTCAACAATTTGGCTGTATTTTGGATCATACGGTGCAATCTGATACAGCCAGACAGGAATACTCCCCTGAATAATAGAAGTGGAAAAAGATAGCGAGTTTGGAAGAGACTCTCTCTTGCTACCGTAAAGCATTATCCCTGTAGTAAGAAATATTATCAAACTGAGAGTTATGATGTTCCTGATAGAAACTTTACCTTTGTGTAAAAAATCTTGGAGACATTCTGCCACATACGAGTTAATCA includes:
- the lnt gene encoding apolipoprotein N-acyltransferase, with the protein product MIINPSIIPFLLAVISALLSVISFPPFNLSYLAWIAFVTLFISIKNQKLKKTFLLGFVQGCFFYAALFYGLISYSWLVFLATLVYLSLFTAIFSLLTTFLQARLKHFHGVIPPVIWTSLEFLKTIGPFSFPTSIGVSQYQSISLIQMATVTGIYGISFWIILINSYVAECLQDFLHKGKVSIRNIITLSLIIFLTTGIMLYGSKRESLPNSLSFSTSIIQGSIPVWLYQIAPYDPKYSQIVENTYSELTKGSVKRKPQIIVWPETNLGVFIREDEKWKEKIRQFAYEGTSYIILGTPTKDKEGNQYNSALVFSPKGKIIGQYDKVNLVPFAEQRFKAGREIKPISSPIGKLGVVICYESVYPSISRKLIQEGASFLIILTNDAWFKKTPVAYLHAVSAVFRAVENRSYVIRAAQSGISMIIDPYGNILEKTLLFVPGALKGVVKLREKTTLYSRFGDLFSCCCLLGTFILLAFSLWQR